Genomic window (Allostreptomyces psammosilenae):
GCGTCGAACCGTGATCGGAGTCGTGCTGGCCGCGTCGCTGCTCGCCGGGTGCGGCGGCGACGCCGAGGCGCCGGCGGTGCCGGACGCGCCCGCCGCACCCAGCCCCGGCGTGTCCGGCGCCACCACCGCCGACTCGGCGCCGGTGCCGATCGGCGGCACCTTCGTCTGGCCGGAGGGCTTCGAGGCCACCGCGACCGTCGTCGGCGAGCTCCGCCCGGTCGGCGAGGAGGACGGCGCCGAGGGGGACGACGGATCGGACATCGCGGGCGGGACGGTCGACGCCGGCCTGCTGGCGGCGGCGCGGGAACGACTGGACGAGCCCAGCACCCCGCTCGGCCTGCGGGTGGAGCTCACCAACACCGGCGACGTCCCGCGCGACCTCGGCCAGGTGCGGCTGGACTGGGTGGGCGTCCAGGTGGGCGGCATGTCCGAGCCGATCACCGACGACGGGGCGCTCACCGGGGAACTCCCCCCCGGGGAGAGCGTGACCGGGCTGAGCGCCTGGCTCGTGCCCGAGACCGTCTCCGCCGGGTACCAGGTCGTGGTGTGGCTGGAGGACGGGTACCAGGGCCTGGCGGGCAAGTTCGCGGGGAGCGCGGACCTCCCGCAGGCGCCCGCGGAGGAACCGGACGGGCACCAGCACGAGCACGGCGACCACTCCGCCCACCAGGAGTGAGCGGCCGACGCGCCCGGCCCGCCCTCCGCGGCTCGCCTCCCCGGCCCGCCCTCCCCGGGGCGGTCCGCGTGGTCACCGCTACCGCGGGGCGACCCACGCGGTCACGTCGGCGTCCCCTTGGAGCACCAGCTCGGAGAGCACCACCGAGGTGGTGGTGTCGCCGAGCGCGGTGAGCTCCTCGACCACCTCCTCCAGGTGGCGGGCGTCGCGGACGGCGACCGTCAGCTCGTAGCAGTTCTCCCCGGTGACGTGTACACAGGACAGCACGTGCCCGATCGTCAGCAGACGCTCCCGCAACCGCCGCGCGTCCCGCCGCGACCGGTACCGCGGACGCAGCGCGACCCGGGCCTGGAGACCCAGGCCCAGCCGGGCCAGGTCCAGGTCGGCCCGGTAGCCCCGGATCACGCCGCCCTCCTCCAGCCGGCGCACCCGCTCGGCCACCGCGGGCCGGCTCAGCGACACCCGGCGGCCCAGCTCCGCGACGCTGATCCGGGCGTCCCGCGCCAACTCCCGCAGGATCCCCAGGTCGACGGCGTCGAGGTCCGGCGTTCCGACGGTGTTCAACGGCGATCATCTCCCTTTCGATCCCGCCTCGTCCAGCATGCCGTCACTATGGCATGCCGCGGCGGTGTCCCGCCGGCCTAGTGTCTGCGGCATGAAGGCGACCGTGCTGAACGACATCGGCGACATCCGGCTGATCGACGTACCCGACCCGGTGATCCGGGATCCCACCGACGCGATCGTGCGGGTGCGGCTGGCCGCCGTCTGCGGGTCCGACCTGTGGCCCTACCGCGGCCGGGAGGAGTTCCGCCCCGGCGACCGGATGGGGCACGAGTGGATCGGCACCGTCGAGGAGACCGGCCCCGAGGTCACCCGGCTCAGGCACGGCGACCTGGTGCTGGCCCCGTTCGCCTTCGCCGACGGCGTCTGCGCCGCCTGCCGGGGCGGCCTGCCCACCTCCTGCCGGCGCGGCGGCTTCTGGGGCGGGGCGCACGACGGCGGCCAGGCCGAGGCCCTGCGGGTCCCGTTCGCCGACGCCACGCTGCTGCCGGTCCGCGCCGCCGTCGACGACGCGCTCCTCGGCCGGCTGCTGCCGCTCACCGACGTCATGGCCACCGGCCACCACGCCGTCGTGCTCGCCGGCGTCCCCCGGGGCGGGAGCGTGGTGGTGATCGGCGACGGCGCGGTCGGCCTGTGCGCCGTGCTGGCCGCGCGCCGCGCCGGGGCCGAGCGGATCCTGGCCGTGGGCCGCCAGCCGGACCGCGCGGAGCTGGCCCGGCACTTCGGCGCGACGGCGGTCTTCGACGGCCGCGCCGCGGACACCGCCGGCCGGATCATCGAGCAGACCGGTGGCGGGGCGGCCCACGTGGCCGAGTGCGTCGGCGGCCAGTCCGCCCTCGACCTCGCCATGGCGGTCACCCGCCCGGGCGGCACCATCGGCTCGGTGGGCGTGCCGAACGGCGTCGACCGGGTGGACCTGTACCGCCTGTTCCGGTCCAACATCGCCCTGCGCGCCGGCGTCGCACCCGCCCGCGCCTACCTCGACGTGCTCGCCGCCGACGTCCTCGCCGGAGCCCTCGACCCCTCACCGGTCCTGACCGCGGCGTTCCCACTGACCGACATCGCCGACGCCTACCGCGCCATGGACCGTCGACGGACCGTCAAGGCCGTGGTCCGCCCGGACGGCAGCTGAACCCACCCGCCCGGTCCCCCGGGCTCCGCCGCCCTCGGCCGCGCCGCCGCCCCCACCGGCGGCGGAGCCGGGGGCGGAGAGGGCCGGCAGAAATTGTCATGAACGGATCTGTGCGGCCCGTCTTGTCAGCCCCTCCGGATGCTCCTAGAGTCCCCGCGACGGTCATGAGAGCGCTCCCACCACACCCGCACGGTTGAAGGGACGACATGAAACCTCCTCTACGCTCCGTCGCGATGGCCCTGTCCGTCGTACTGGGAACCCTGGCCGCCCTGCTGAGCACGGCACTGCCGGCCCAGGCGGACGTCCTCATCTGCGACCAGTACGGCAGCGCCACCGTCCAGGGCCGGTACGTTGCCCAGAACAACCGCTGGGGCACCAGCGCCACCCAGTGCATCAACGTCACCAGCACCGGCTTCCAGGTCCGTCAGGCCGACGGCTCTGTCTCGACCAGCGGGCCGCCGAAGTCGTACCCCTCGATCTACAACGGCTGCCACTACGGCAACTGCTCCCCGGGCACCAACCTGCCGATGCAGCTGAGCGCCATTAGCAGCGCGCCCAGCAGCATCTCCTACGGCTACGTCAGCAACGCCGTCTACAACGCCTCGTACGACATCTGGCTCGACCCGACCCCCAAGACCACCGGCGTCAACCAGACCGAGATCATGATCTGGCTGAACCGGGTCGGCCCGATCCAGCCCATCGGCTCCCGCGTCGGAACGGCCAGCGTGGGCGGCCGCTCCTGGGAGGTGTGGACCGGCAGCAACGGCTCCAACAACGTCATCTCCTTCGTCGCCTCGTCCGCCGTCGCGAGCTGGAGCTTCGACGTGATGGACTTCGTGGACGAGACCGTCCGGCGCGGCATGGCCCAGAACAACTGGTACCTCACCAGCGTCCAGGCCGGCTTCGAGCCGTGGCAGGGCGGCGCCGGCCTCGCCGTCAACTCCTTCTCCAGCTCGGTCAACGCCGGCGGCAGCGGGGGCGGGGACGGGGGCGGGCAGAACCCGAGCGGCTGCCGGGTCAGCTACACCACCTCGGTGTGGACCGGCGGTTTCACGGCCAACGTCGCCATCACCAACACCGGCTCGACCGCCATCGACGGGTGGCAGCTCGCCTTCGCGCTGCCCAGCGGGCAGAGCGTCACCAACGCCTGGAACGCCTCGGTGACCCCGTCCTCCGGCACGGTGACCGCCAGGAACCTGAGCGGCAACGGCCAGATCCCGGCCAACGGCGGAAGCCAGTCGTTCGGATTCCAGGGCACCTACTCCGGGACCTTCTCGGCACCCACGCAGTTCACCCTCAACGGAACCCCCTGCACCGTCGCCTGACCCCGGCGGCCCACCGCCGCCCGTCCGGGGCGCGGGGCCGGCCCTCCTCGGGGAGGGCCGGCCCCATCGGCGGTCAGCCGGAGCCGGGGGCGTCGACGAAGGCGGCGCCGACCTCCACCATCCGCTCGACCGCGTAGGCCGGGTCCAGCAGGGCCTCCGGGGTGTGGACGCCCGGAGGGACGGGCTCGCCGCGCAGACCGAGCAGCCGTTCGACGCCGAGGGCGACGCCGAGCGCGGTCAGCGGGCGCTGCCCCGCCGGGTGGACGAGGTAGCGGCCGGTGCGCAGCGGTGCGCCCGCCGCGTCCACCCCTTCGAGGTCGATCCGGAACTCGACGGAGGCGCCTTCGCCCCGGCGCCGGCCCGCGGACTCGCCGACGGCGAGGGCGAAGCGGACGTCCGGCGCGCCCGTCGCCAGGGCGAGGCTCGGCACGTCCAGGGTGGCGATGCTCTGGCCGGGCAGGACGGTGCCGTCGGCGCTGGGCACCTCCACCTGGGCGTCGGGGCCGGTGACCCAGGTGAAGACGCCGTCACGGCGCACCAGCCCCGCCGAGGTGACGGCGGACAGGCGCTCCAGGTCCGCCGCTCCCGCAGGCCCGCCGGTGTCCAGTTCGTCCAGCGCGGCGCCGATCCGGACGGTGTCGACCCGGTCGAACCCCCGGGCCCACTCCAGTGCCGCGAGGACGACGACTCCGGCGCACACGTGGCTGGCCAGCAGGATCGGCGCGGCGTTCGCCCGCTGCGCCCCCGCGACCACCTCCGGCGCGATGTCCACCAGGCCGCTGGAGAGGTTGAGGTACGGCAAGCCGTGCCGCTGGGCGTGGCGCAGCCCGTGCAGGTGGTCGTCCCAGAGCGCGGAGACCACCGCGGAGTGCTCCTGGTCGGCCGGGAGGCCGAGGTCGCCGCGCCGCAGATCGATGGTCACGGCGGTCGCGCCGCCGAGTTCGTCGGCCACCCGCCGTGCCCGGTCGAGGTCGCGGCCGGCGATCGTCAGCGGCAGCGTCGGGTGCCATCGGCGCAGCAGGGCGGCGGCCCCCGAGCCCGCCTGACCCGAGCCGCCCAGGATGAGTACCGATCGCGACTGTCCCACTGTGGTTTCCTCTCGGAGCGTGAAGCTACATTCTGTAGCCTACGTTTTGTAGGTTACGTTTTGTAGCATAGGGTGGGAGGGGACGCAAGGGAGGACCATGGCCACCACGCCCACGCGCCTGTCCAAGCAGGCCAGGCGGGAGCAGCTGCTCGACACCGCCGTGGCGGTCGTGCGCGCCCAGGGCGCCGACGGACTGACCCTGGTCACCCTCGCGGAGGCCGCCGGGGTGAGCAGGCCGATCGTGTACGACCACTTCGGCACGCGCTCCGGCCTGCTCATCGCGCTCCACCGGCGACTCGACGAACGCCACCGGGCGGCGATCGAGCAGGCGCTGCGGGACGCCGCGCCCACCGCCGACGGCGTCGCCCGGGTCCTGAGCAGCGCGTACTTCGCCTGCGCCGCCGTCATGCCGGAACTCAACGCCGTGTCCGCCGCGCTGAAGGGCAGTCCGGAGATGGAGGCCGTCCAGCACGAGGTGACCGACACCTACGCGGACCTGATGGCCACCGCCCTGCGGCCGTACTCCGACCTCGCCCCGGAAGCCCTGCGGCTGCGCTGCGTCGGCGTGCTCGGGGCGGCCGAGGCGATCGCCGCCGAGCTGACCCGCGAGCGGGTGACCGCCGACGACGCGGTCACCGCGCTGACCGGCCTGATCGTGGGCGGCCTGCACACCGGGACCGACCGCTAGGGTCCCGCGCCGGGAAGCCGGCCACGGCCACGGCCACGCCTGTTCGCCGTCGGCCCGGACGCGCTTGTCCGCCGCTCCGGTGAGGCACTAGCGTGCCGGAGTGGATCTCTTCTCGCGCTCCTGGACGGCGTTGCGCACGGCGGTCGACGAACTCTCCGACCAGGACTGGGAACGGCCGTCCGGCTGTGCCGGCTGGCTCGTGCGCGACCTGGTCTGCCACCTGGTCATCGACGCCCAGGACGTGCTGATCACGCTGGTCACCCCCGCCGCGACCGAACCGACCGTGGACTCGGACACCTACTGGCGGCTCGTCGAGCCCCCGACCGGCGAGGACCCGCTCGACGCGCTGATCCCGCGGCTGGCCGCCGCGTACGGCGAGCCCAGGTGGCTCAGGTTCCATTTCGACGACGTCGGCTCCGCCGCCGGGCGCGCCGCCGAACTCGCCGACCCCGACCTCCGGGTCAGCACCCGCGACGAGGTGCTGACCGTCCGCGACTACCTGTCCGCGTACGTCGTCGAATGGACCCTGCACCACCTCGACCTGATCGCCCACCTGCCCGCGGCCGCCGAACCGCCCGCCGAGACCCTGGCGGCCGCCCGCGCGTCGCTGGAGAGGATCGCCGGGGCACCGATTCCGGCCTCGTTCTCCGACACGGAGGCGCTGCTGGTCGGCACCGGCCGCCGCGCTCCCACGGACGCCGAGACGGCAGCGCTCGGCGCGCTCGCGGCGAGGATCCCGTTCGTGCTCGGCTGAGCGAATGGGCTGGGCGGAGGGGGGCGATGGCCTGCCGCCGCACGTCCCTCAGCGCACGCCGCCCTCGGGCGCCGGATCCCCGGGCGCCCACCGGGGTTTCCGCCTGGCGACGAAGGCGGCCACGCCCTCCCGGCGGTCCTCGGAGAGGGCGGCGGTGCGCCAGGCGGCGTCCTCGACGTCCAGGCCGGCGTGCGGCGGCAGGCCATCGCCCCCGCGCAGGGCCCGCTTGGCGGCGCGCACGGCGATCGGCGAGTGGCCGGCGAACCGCCCGGCCAGCCGCAGCGCCTCCGCCCGCGCCGTCCCGGCCGCCACGACGCGCTCCACCAGGCCGATCCGGCGCGCCTCCGCGGCGTCCAGGCGCTCCGCCCCGTAGATCAACAGCGCCGCCCGGCCCGGGCCGACGCGCCGACCGAGGAGCTGGGTGCCACCGCCGCCGGGGACCAGGCCGACGGACACCTCCGGCAGGCCGAGCACGGCCGTCTCGTCCGCCACGATGACGTCACAGCCCAGCGCGATCTCCAGGCCGCCTCCCAGGGCGTAGCCGTGGACGGCGGCGACGGTCGGCACCGGGAGGCCGAGCACCCCACGGTAGGCCGCCCGGGCCAGCGGGCGCTGCCGCAGGAGTTCGGCGTCGCTCGTCTCCGCGCGCTCCTTCAGGTCGGCGCCGACGCTGAAGGCCCGGTCACCGGCCGCGGAGACCACCACCGCCCGAACCCAGGGATCGGCGGACACCGCGGCGGTCGCGTGGGCCAGTCGCTCGGCCAGGGCGGTGGAGACGGCGTTCAGCGCCTCGGGCCGGTTCAAGCGCAGCTCGGTGACATGGCCGTGCCGGATGACCTCCAGCTCGGAGCGGGCGCCGGTCCTCGCGCCGCCCGCCTGGTCGGTGGGCACGTCGGACATGGAGAGGCCTCCTCGCGGGAGCGGGCCCGACCGGGGCCGGGCGGGGCTGGGGCTGGGGCTGGGCTGGGGTGGGGTCGGGGCTGATCCGAGCAGGAGCGGGGCCGGGCAGGGAGCTGGCCTGGGGGTTGGGCCGGGCCGGGGGTTGGGCCGGGCCCGGACTGTGGACCGGCTGCGGGTTGGGCGGGGACGGGCGCCGGGCGCCGACCGGGCGTCGGGTTGTCCACAGGCTGGAGGAGGGGGCTGCGGCGCGCCGCAGCCGCGTGGGATCCTGAGAACAGGGGGTCCCCCCTCGAACAAGAGGGCAGTGGGCGGCGATGGCTGGCATGTCCCTGGCTGGCATGGTCCGGGTCGGCATGGTCCGGGTCGGCATGGTCTGGGCTGGCGCGATCCGTGTTGGCATGCCCGGGTCGGCTTCTCCGCGTCTCCCTGGCCGGCACGGTCCCTGACTCGCCCTCGGGTCCTTCCTCCCTCCTCCTCGGGTACTCCTCGGTCGCCCCTCTCCTTGAGCCGCCGGCGCGCCCGCCGGCTACGCCGCCGTCTCCAGGGCGAGCACGGAGGTCTGGCTGCCGAAGGCGAAGGAGAGGGACACGGCGGTGCGCACCTCCGTGTCGCGCGGGCCCTCGGCCACGTGGTCGTGGTCGCACTCCGGGTCCGGCGACGTGAGGTTGATGGTCGGTGCCAGCCGCTGGTGGTGCAGCATCAGGCTGGTGGCCGCAGCGTTGATGACGCCGGCCAGGCCGAAGGTGTGCCCGTAGATGGGCTTGTTGGAGCTGATCGGCGGCAGCCGCCCGGGGGTGCGGTCCGGGTACAGGGCGCGCAGCGCGCGGCTCTCGGCGAGGTCGTTGTAGCGGGTGGCGGTGCCGTGGGCGCAGAAGTAGTCGACGTCCTCCGGGCGCAGCCCGCTGTCGGCGAGCGTCCGCCGGATCAGCCCGGCCGTCAGGCGACCCGTGAGGTCCATGGTGGTGGGGTGTCCGGCTTCGTTGAGGTAGCGGTGGGCGAGCAGCCGGGCGTAGACGCGCGCCCCCCGCCGCCTGGCCGTGGACTCGCGCTCCAGGCAGAGCACCACCGCGCCCTCCCCGAGGGCGAACCCCTCGCGGTCGTCGTTGTAGGGCCGGACGGCGTGCGTGGGATCCCGCTTCTCGGAGGAGATGACGCCGCGTCCCATGGCGCGGTAGGAGTGCAGCACCTCGGGGACGATGGGGAACTCGTGCCCGCCCGCCAGCACCGCGTCCGCGCGGTCGGACAGCAGTTCTTCCAGCGCGATCCCGATGGCCTGGTGGCCGCCCACGCAGGCGTTGCTCACCGTGGTCACCAGCCCCCGGGCGCCGATGTGGATGGCGGAGAGCGTCGCCGGGAAGCCGGGGAGCCCGGCGAACATCGGCGCCCCCCGTTCGGCGAGGACGTCCGGGTCCTCCCCGCGCAGCACCGGCCGCCACCAGGCCAGCGGCCCGCGGGAGGAGGACATCACGACGCCGAGCCGGCTCGGATCGAGGTCGCCGTCGCGCAGGGCGGCGTCCTGGCGGGCCTGGACCACCGCGGCCATGGTGATCAGGATCTCCCGGCTGTACTTGGCGGCGTGGCGCGCGTCCAGGTCGGGCAGCAGGCGGTCGGCGTCGAAGGAGTCGATCTGGGCCGCAGCGTGCACGGCCAGGCCCTGCCCGGGGGCGTCGAAACGGGTCAGCGGGCCGATCTGGGAACGCCCTAGAGAAACGTTTCTCCAGAAGTCCCGCACTCCGGAGGTGCGGGGCAGCATCACGCCGATGCCGGTGACGACGACGGCGTCCGGGGCGGTTCCGCGCCCCCGGCGCGACCCGGAACCGGGACGGGGACCGGAGGCAGGAGGGTGCTCGCTCATCACACGGTGCTCCTTGTCACAACGGGGGTCACTGGGGAGCGGGGGAGACGATCGGTGGTCCGGGCGGTCAGCGTCCGGCCCGGGCGCCCGCGTCGGCGGTGCTGTCCCGGCGCGGGCGGTAGGCGGCCAGCGCCAGCGACAGGGCGGCCGCCCCGAGGAGCGCGGCGGGCACGGCGAGCCCCGGCGCGTCCGCCACCCGGAGCAGCACGCCGCCCACGGCGCCGGCCAGGCCGATGCCCAGGTAGAGCGCGGAGCTGTTCAGCGCCACGGTGAAGGGCCCCGCCGCCGCGCTCAGCTCCAGGAGCCGGTGCTGCTGGGGCACCAGGTACATCCATCCGGTCACGCCCCACAGGAACATCGCCGCCACGGCCAGCGGCAGCGACCGCGACCACCAGGGCGCCAGCGCCAGGTCGGCCGTCATCCCGGCGACCGCGACCACCAGCACCACCCGCGCCCCCCAGCGGTCGGTGGCCGGCCCGGCCACCGCGTTGCCCACCACGGCACCGATGCCGAAGACGAACAGCAGGGTGGCCAGCGTGCGGCCGTCGCCGCCGGTGGCGGGGGACAGCACGGAGCCGATGTAGGTGTACAGGACGTGCTCGGCCATCACCGCGAGCAGCGTGACCGTCAGCGTGGCCAGGACGGGACGGCTGCGCAGGCCGGCCAGCCGCTGCGCCACCGTGCTCCGGCCGGCCGGCACCAGCACGGGCAGCAGAACGCTGCCCGCCAGGGCGACCACCCCGAGCAGGGCGACGAGGAGCAGGGTGGCCCGCCACCCCAGCGCCTCGCCGACGAAGGTGCCCAGGGGCACGCCGAGCGCCGTGGCCACGGTCAGCCCGCCGATGACGATCCCGAGGGCGCGCCCCCGGCGCTCCTCGGCCACCAGGCTGGAGGCGGCCGCGGACGCCTGCGGCGTGTAGGAGGCGGCGCCCAGGGCCGCCAGCACCCGGCCGGCCATGGCGAGGGGGTAGGAGTCGGCGGCCGCGGTCAGCAGGTTGCCGGCGACGAACAGGGCCAGCGCCCACCGCAGCACGGTGCGCCGGGACAGCCCGCCGGTGAGGCCGGCGCTCACCGGGGCGGAGACCGCGTAGGTGAGGGAGAACACCGTGACCAGCTGGCCGGCCGTGGCCGTGGACACCTCCAGGTCGGTCGCGATCCGGGGCAGCACGCCGGCGATGACGAAGGCGTCGGTGCCGATGGCCACGGTGCCGACGGCCAGCAGCCACAGCACGGGGGGCAGGGCGGGGGAGCGGGAGGGCATCGGGTGGTCCTCGCGGCGGTGGTCGGGTGGTGGGCGTGGGCGTGCACGGGGGCCGGGGCGGGTGGCCGGGGGTGGCCGCGGGCGGCCGGATCACCCTTCCCGGGGCAGGCCGAGGGCGGTCCAGGAGGTGTCCAGGGCCTCCACGAAGGTCTCCACGT
Coding sequences:
- a CDS encoding Lrp/AsnC family transcriptional regulator, with translation MNTVGTPDLDAVDLGILRELARDARISVAELGRRVSLSRPAVAERVRRLEEGGVIRGYRADLDLARLGLGLQARVALRPRYRSRRDARRLRERLLTIGHVLSCVHVTGENCYELTVAVRDARHLEEVVEELTALGDTTTSVVLSELVLQGDADVTAWVAPR
- a CDS encoding zinc-binding dehydrogenase; amino-acid sequence: MKATVLNDIGDIRLIDVPDPVIRDPTDAIVRVRLAAVCGSDLWPYRGREEFRPGDRMGHEWIGTVEETGPEVTRLRHGDLVLAPFAFADGVCAACRGGLPTSCRRGGFWGGAHDGGQAEALRVPFADATLLPVRAAVDDALLGRLLPLTDVMATGHHAVVLAGVPRGGSVVVIGDGAVGLCAVLAARRAGAERILAVGRQPDRAELARHFGATAVFDGRAADTAGRIIEQTGGGAAHVAECVGGQSALDLAMAVTRPGGTIGSVGVPNGVDRVDLYRLFRSNIALRAGVAPARAYLDVLAADVLAGALDPSPVLTAAFPLTDIADAYRAMDRRRTVKAVVRPDGS
- a CDS encoding GH12 family glycosyl hydrolase domain-containing protein; translation: MKPPLRSVAMALSVVLGTLAALLSTALPAQADVLICDQYGSATVQGRYVAQNNRWGTSATQCINVTSTGFQVRQADGSVSTSGPPKSYPSIYNGCHYGNCSPGTNLPMQLSAISSAPSSISYGYVSNAVYNASYDIWLDPTPKTTGVNQTEIMIWLNRVGPIQPIGSRVGTASVGGRSWEVWTGSNGSNNVISFVASSAVASWSFDVMDFVDETVRRGMAQNNWYLTSVQAGFEPWQGGAGLAVNSFSSSVNAGGSGGGDGGGQNPSGCRVSYTTSVWTGGFTANVAITNTGSTAIDGWQLAFALPSGQSVTNAWNASVTPSSGTVTARNLSGNGQIPANGGSQSFGFQGTYSGTFSAPTQFTLNGTPCTVA
- a CDS encoding saccharopine dehydrogenase NADP-binding domain-containing protein; its protein translation is MGQSRSVLILGGSGQAGSGAAALLRRWHPTLPLTIAGRDLDRARRVADELGGATAVTIDLRRGDLGLPADQEHSAVVSALWDDHLHGLRHAQRHGLPYLNLSSGLVDIAPEVVAGAQRANAAPILLASHVCAGVVVLAALEWARGFDRVDTVRIGAALDELDTGGPAGAADLERLSAVTSAGLVRRDGVFTWVTGPDAQVEVPSADGTVLPGQSIATLDVPSLALATGAPDVRFALAVGESAGRRRGEGASVEFRIDLEGVDAAGAPLRTGRYLVHPAGQRPLTALGVALGVERLLGLRGEPVPPGVHTPEALLDPAYAVERMVEVGAAFVDAPGSG
- a CDS encoding TetR/AcrR family transcriptional regulator, which translates into the protein MATTPTRLSKQARREQLLDTAVAVVRAQGADGLTLVTLAEAAGVSRPIVYDHFGTRSGLLIALHRRLDERHRAAIEQALRDAAPTADGVARVLSSAYFACAAVMPELNAVSAALKGSPEMEAVQHEVTDTYADLMATALRPYSDLAPEALRLRCVGVLGAAEAIAAELTRERVTADDAVTALTGLIVGGLHTGTDR
- a CDS encoding maleylpyruvate isomerase N-terminal domain-containing protein: MDLFSRSWTALRTAVDELSDQDWERPSGCAGWLVRDLVCHLVIDAQDVLITLVTPAATEPTVDSDTYWRLVEPPTGEDPLDALIPRLAAAYGEPRWLRFHFDDVGSAAGRAAELADPDLRVSTRDEVLTVRDYLSAYVVEWTLHHLDLIAHLPAAAEPPAETLAAARASLERIAGAPIPASFSDTEALLVGTGRRAPTDAETAALGALAARIPFVLG
- a CDS encoding enoyl-CoA hydratase/isomerase family protein, whose translation is MSDVPTDQAGGARTGARSELEVIRHGHVTELRLNRPEALNAVSTALAERLAHATAAVSADPWVRAVVVSAAGDRAFSVGADLKERAETSDAELLRQRPLARAAYRGVLGLPVPTVAAVHGYALGGGLEIALGCDVIVADETAVLGLPEVSVGLVPGGGGTQLLGRRVGPGRAALLIYGAERLDAAEARRIGLVERVVAAGTARAEALRLAGRFAGHSPIAVRAAKRALRGGDGLPPHAGLDVEDAAWRTAALSEDRREGVAAFVARRKPRWAPGDPAPEGGVR
- a CDS encoding beta-ketoacyl-[acyl-carrier-protein] synthase family protein; its protein translation is MSEHPPASGPRPGSGSRRGRGTAPDAVVVTGIGVMLPRTSGVRDFWRNVSLGRSQIGPLTRFDAPGQGLAVHAAAQIDSFDADRLLPDLDARHAAKYSREILITMAAVVQARQDAALRDGDLDPSRLGVVMSSSRGPLAWWRPVLRGEDPDVLAERGAPMFAGLPGFPATLSAIHIGARGLVTTVSNACVGGHQAIGIALEELLSDRADAVLAGGHEFPIVPEVLHSYRAMGRGVISSEKRDPTHAVRPYNDDREGFALGEGAVVLCLERESTARRRGARVYARLLAHRYLNEAGHPTTMDLTGRLTAGLIRRTLADSGLRPEDVDYFCAHGTATRYNDLAESRALRALYPDRTPGRLPPISSNKPIYGHTFGLAGVINAAATSLMLHHQRLAPTINLTSPDPECDHDHVAEGPRDTEVRTAVSLSFAFGSQTSVLALETAA
- a CDS encoding MFS transporter, translating into MPSRSPALPPVLWLLAVGTVAIGTDAFVIAGVLPRIATDLEVSTATAGQLVTVFSLTYAVSAPVSAGLTGGLSRRTVLRWALALFVAGNLLTAAADSYPLAMAGRVLAALGAASYTPQASAAASSLVAEERRGRALGIVIGGLTVATALGVPLGTFVGEALGWRATLLLVALLGVVALAGSVLLPVLVPAGRSTVAQRLAGLRSRPVLATLTVTLLAVMAEHVLYTYIGSVLSPATGGDGRTLATLLFVFGIGAVVGNAVAGPATDRWGARVVLVVAVAGMTADLALAPWWSRSLPLAVAAMFLWGVTGWMYLVPQQHRLLELSAAAGPFTVALNSSALYLGIGLAGAVGGVLLRVADAPGLAVPAALLGAAALSLALAAYRPRRDSTADAGARAGR